A segment of the Gemmatimonadota bacterium genome:
TTCACTCGAAGCCATAACATGCTGGATGCACCGACCTGGGAAGTCGGATTGTTCCTGAAACTATAGGCAATTACAGAGGACTGCGGCAATCGGACCAATCATGAAAACCGGTCCTCACCACTGGCCCGGAGGTTTCGAATCAGCTCGAACAACCTTGAAGATGTGGTTGTTCTGCATCCTCTAAGGGACAGCCCATGTCGAAAATCCTCTTTACTGCCGCGATGCTCGCGGGATTCATCCTTCAGACCAGCACTGCCGTCGCCGGAGGATGGACCCATCCCAAGGGCAAGGGCTACTTCAAGTTGAACGAGCAGATAATTCGGAGCGATTCGTATTTTGAGCCTTCCGGAGACAGGATAGACATAACGGACCAGAGCCGTTATACAACCAGCCTGTATGGTGAATACGGCCTTGCAAACCGGTTGACGCTTGTAGGATACATTCCTTTCTACCAACGTATCAGTGAAGACAGGCCCAGGTCCGATACCAAGACGGGTACAGGGGACTGGGAACTCGGAGCCAGGATTGGATTGATCACCAACAGGGCCACGGTCGTAAGCCTTCAGGTCATGGCCGGATTGCCGCTGGGAGATTCCTTTTCCGAACAACAGGAAGTCGGCCTGTTCACCGGCGACGGTGAATTCAACCAGTTGTTCTCCCTCCAAGTCGGTCATTCCCTGTGGCCGACACCGGGTTATCTTAAAGGCGAAATAGGCTTCAACAATCGGGAGAGCGATTTCTCGGACGAGATACGGTACGCCGTGGAAGCGGGATTCATGCTCAGCGAGCGTGTCGCTTTTTCCGGCTGGATACGCGGCGCGAAGACGGTCGGCAAGGATGACGAATGGACCCTGAACGACCAGCAGTACGTGTCCTTCGGACCTGAGTTGAATTTCTATATCACGTCAAACACGGGGATCACCGCCGGCGTGACGAAATACGCGGGCGCACACAATCTGCTGGACGCCCCGGCCTGGGACATCGGACTTTTCCTGAAGTTGTAGTTCCGCTTCGGGTAGCTATACCTGTATATTTCAAGGAAACTGGAAGATAGCCATGCCACGTGGAATCCGCCTGACCTTTGTCGAAGAGGGTGTTTCCGTCGATGCCGAATTGCTTGAGGACGAGGCGCCGGAGACCTGCCAGACGGTCTGGGATGCGCTTCCCCTCGAGGAAGAGGGCATCCACGCCGTGTACTCGGGCAGTGAGATCGCCTACTTCCTGTCCGAGGACATCGTCATTCCGCCCGAGAACCTGACGAGCCGCACATTGCCCGGTGATATCTGCTACTATCGCCTGGAGCCGGGCCTGATGCACGGGTGGCTGGACGGCATCACCGAACTGTGCTGGTTCTACGGCAGAGACGGCCGCCCCAATATGCCGGACGGCCCCGTCGCGGTGAATCTCTTCGCCCGGATGGTCGGAGACGCCAGCGATTTCTTCGCAGTGTGTTACCGCATCCGGCGGGAAGGGGTGAAACGCGTTCGGATTGAGCGAGTGGTCTGAATTCGAATCGCAGGAAATCACCTCCTTAGTTCGTCTAACATAACACACAGTCACTTTCAAAGCGTCAACGGTAAGGCGGAAACTCCTTCCGGCCGGCCGGTTCGTAGCGTACAAGGCGTAGTCCGGCCAGTCCGGCCCTCCTCCGTCGTGGGATCTTGCGCGGATATGCGAATACATTTCAAATGCTTTGCGGCACAGCTTTGTCTTCTCTGTCTGTTGCTCGCGCGTCCCGCTTTCGCCGACCAGATAGACGGGGCCAGACTCTATGAACAGGCCTGTGCGGCATGCCATGGTTCGGACGGACGGGGACGGGCGGTCGAAGATCGCGGATTCGAACTGGAGGTTCCAGACTTTACCGACTGCGAGTTCGCCTCCCGCGAACCCGACCCGGACTGGCACGCCGTGATTCATGAGGGCGGGCCGGTGCGGGCCTTCGACCGGATGATGCCGGCCTTCGGGGATGCCCTCACGGACGAGGAAATCTACGCCATTCTCGGCCACATCCGCACCTTCTGCACGAACAAGAACTGGCCTCGCGGCGAATTCAACGTGCCCAAGCCCCTGTTTACCGAGAAGACGTTTCCAGAAGACGAGACCGTAATAAACCTCAGGCTGGATACGGACGACAGCAAGGCCGTAACCATCGAGCCGTTGTACGAGAAGCGATTCGGCCCCCGCGGCATGATCGAAGTGAAAGTTCCTTTCGGCCGGCGCGAATCCCGCCGGGACGGCAGCACCAATATCGGCTTCGGAGATCTTACACTCGGCTACCGATATGCGCTCTATCACAATCTGGATCGAGGAAACGCCTTCAGCATTGGCGGCGAGATCGTCCTGCCCACCGGTGACGAGGACGACGGTTTCGGTGCCGGCTCGACGAAGCTGGAGCCCCACGTTTCCTTCGTTCAATTATTGCCGGGCGACGCCTTTATCCAGTCCCAGGTACAGGCGGACTTCGCCGTAACGGGGTCCGTTGAGGACAAGGGTATCGTACGGACCGCGATCGGCAGAACCTTCACGGAGGGCGAGTTCGGCCGGGCCTGGAGTCCCATGATCGAGTTGCTTGCGTCCCGCGAACTGGTTTCCGGGGCCGACATCACGCTCGACCTGGCACCTCAAATGCAGGTGGCTTTGAATACGCGTCAGCATGTCCTGATCAACGTGGGGGTACGGGTTCCGGTCGCCAATAGCCAGGGCCGTAAGTCACAGATCGTCATGTACCTGCTGTGGGACTGGTTCGACGGAGGCTTCCTCGATGGCTGGTAGCTATTCGGGCAGGTTGTGGACCAGGCTGTGGGCGTACATCACGCTGGGGTCGCTCGGCAGCCTGATCTGGCTCGCCTGGGCATCGGTGGAGGCGCAGTCCGTGGACCACAGCACCTTCGCCACTTCGGATCAGTGCATCGCCTGTCATAGCGATCTTGCCGACGCGGATGGGACGGACGTATCCATCGGTCACGTCTGGCGCGGGTCCATCATGGCGAATTCGGCGCGCGACCCGTACTGGCAGGCATCCGTGCGCCGCGAGGTGACCGACCATCCGGAAGCGCAGGCGGAGATCGAGGACACCTGCTCGACCTGCCATATGCCCATGGCGCGCACGCTGGCGAGAGCGGACGGCGGCCTCGGTAAAGTATTCGAGCTCCTGGAGGCCGCAAGGCGGGGTGACGAAAGGGCGAAGTGGGCGCTAGACGGCGTGTCTTGCACCACGTGCCACCAGATCCTCCCCGAAAACTTCGGTGAGACATCGAGTTTCGACGGAAACTTCGTTATACGTTCGGTGGTCGCGGGCGGTCCGGGCGATCCGGGCGATCCGGGCGATCCGGGCGACCCCAGGATCTTCGGGCCGTTTGGCGTGGACGACGGGCTGAGCCGGATCATGCAGTCGGCCACGGGTTTCCTGCCCGACAGTTCCACGCACATCCAGCAGTCCGAATTGTGCGCCACCTGCCACACCCTGTTCACACCGAGTCTTGACACGGAAGGACGGGAGGTGTCCCGCTTTCCGGAGCAGACGCCCTACCTCGAATGGCGGCACAGTGCCTTCGCGGATTCCCTGAGTTGCCAGTCCTGCCACATGCCGGAGACTTCATCGGCGCCGATTTCCTCGGTGCTTGGGGAACCCCGGGAGGGCTTCTCGCAACACGTCTTTCGCGGCGGCAACGCGTTCATGCTGCGTCTGCTGGACCGGTATCGCGACGAGCTGCTTGTCGCTGCGCCGTCAAACGATCTTCAGCGGGCCGCCGAAGCGACGCGAGAGCACCTGGAGACCGCCACCGCCCGGTTGGAGGTGCTGGAAGTATCTCGCGAGGACGGCCAATTCCTGATCGATCTCGAGGTGACGAACCTGGCGGGCCACAAGCTGCCCACGGCCTACCCGTCCAGAAGAGCCTGGATCCACTTAGCGGTGCGCTCCGCGGACGGAAACCTGCTGTTCGAATCCGGCGCCATGCGCTCCGACGGAAGTATCGAAGGGAACGACAACGACGCGGACGCGTCCAGATTTGAGCCGCACTACCGGGTGATCGACGACCCCGGCCAGGTGCAGATCTATGAGCCGATCATCGCGGATGGATCGGGAAGGGTCACCACGGGCCTTCTTACGGCGGTCACCTATGCCAAGGACAACCGTCTGCTTCCGGAAGGATTCGACACGGCAACCGCCGATGCCGCCATCATGGTGCATGGCCGGGCGCGGGAAGATGCGGATTTCCGGGCCGGCAGCGACAGAATCCGATACCGGGTTGCAGCCCCGCCAGGTGTGCGGCAGATCAATGTTCGGGCGCGGTTGATGTTTCAGACCATCGGGTATCGGTGGGCACAGAATCTCGTCCCATACGAAGCCTTTGAGACCAGGCGCTTCGTTACGTACTACAACGACAACGCGGCGACTTCGGCGAACGTGCTCGCCGAGGCCGTCCGTAGCCAGGACCTGCCATAGTTTTTGGATCCGCCACGCGTGGGACGCGTGCGCCGGTGCGAAGGACGCGCGCGGACGCTGGCACGAAGGTCAGCAGGCTCCGCGGTCTGTGTGGCCACGGTACCGGGTCACTGTCTCACCTGCCGACTGTCGCCAGGTCCGTTGGATTCGACCACGCCTTCGTACCGTCCGGCGCGATGATTTCAAATCGGACCCAGCGGACATTGGGCCGCAGCGTAAACGTCGCCTTATCGAAGGTCTCTCCGTTGCCCGGCCTGTACTCCGTCCCGTGGGAATCGAACACGGCCAGGATGCTCTGCGCCTCCGAACACCGGATGTTCGCCTCGACCACGCGATTCCCATCTCCCCGATCGTCGACCCGGCGAAGCTGGATGTCCCGGATCTCGGGCCCGGAACTGACGTAGGCGCAGCCCCTTTCCAGCGCGTCGATGATCGCCTTCGCCGATCGTTCCCTGACCTTCACCATGTTCCAGCCGCCGTAGGTGTCTCTGTTTTCCGACTCGAGTGCGTGGGAATCGTCGTTGGCCAGCGCGGGGATCGGCCTGCCCAGGAGATCCATCCAGTCGTCCCAGTGCACGGAGGATTCACCGCGGCCGGCGCAACGGCAGGTGGTGTTGAAGACTTCGACGCCCGCCAGCCCGTGCAGGGGAAGGGTATCCCGGAGGATGTTGACTGAACTCCAGTGGGGATGGGCCAGCCATATCGAGCCGCCCTGCCGCCTCACCTCGTTGATCACGTGCTGCGGTGGCATGCGCTTCGAATCCATGTCTTCGTCGATGTTGTAGGCCAGGAAATGGTGGGTCTGGCCGCCAAAGGGGTTTTCGGGGTGGATTTCCGCACCCTGCACCAGCACGAAATCGCCCGGTGCGCGGACCGTATCGATGCGGGTGATCGTGTAGTGGTCGGAAATGCACAGGAAATCATATCCCTGGTTGACGTAGCCGTCCAGCCGTTCCTGCGGGGACGGTTTCCCGTCGGAATTGGTGGTGTGGGAATGCAGGTTGCCCTTGAGCCAGAAATATCCGTCGTCGTCAATGTCGAAAGGGCTGGAAAGCCCGTCGCTCGCCATGGTATGCTCTCCCTTGAGTCTGGCGGTGCCGAGTTGCCGTGAATGAAAAGACTACATGTGGCTGTTTATCGTTACAGCGCACATTCCGTTTTGCCGTATGTCTCTACGTGTTTCCGCATCAGCCCGGCGTCAAGCGTCAGCTCGGTGTCAAGCGTCAACCCGTCCGCGAGCATCGGCGCGGCGTCAAGCGTCAACCGGCCTCAGCCCAATTCAGCCGTGTACGTCCTGCCGAAGCGGTCCGTCGCCTCCACCACCACCCGCCCGGCCCCGGGTGACACGGGCGCATAGAACAGGTGATTCGTGGTGACCGGTTCCACCCATGGTCGGCGTTCGGGTAAGTCGGATCCCCGGTGCAGGGATTCCGACAGGGGATCGGTGCCCGGCCGGCGAGCCATGGCGCCTCTGCGCATGCCGTCTTCGTACCAGACGACCCGCCACTCGGGGTCCCAGTCCCAGACGTTCGCGACGATCTCGTCCGGCGCCCCCGGATCGCTTCCGCGGGGGTAGAGCCGCACCTGGTGGTTTTCGTCCACCCCCGTGGACTTGTAGCGCCATCGGATGTCCGAACCGTCGACTTCGTAGACGCCGTACCCGTTGGGCGTCCCGTCCCAGCAGATGGGGCCGCTCCACCAGGCGCCGCAGACCGTGCCCTGGACGATCTCGTGCACCCCGCCTTCGAAGATGTGCTCGTGTTCGTGCACGTGGCCG
Coding sequences within it:
- a CDS encoding CehA/McbA family metallohydrolase — its product is MASDGLSSPFDIDDDGYFWLKGNLHSHTTNSDGKPSPQERLDGYVNQGYDFLCISDHYTITRIDTVRAPGDFVLVQGAEIHPENPFGGQTHHFLAYNIDEDMDSKRMPPQHVINEVRRQGGSIWLAHPHWSSVNILRDTLPLHGLAGVEVFNTTCRCAGRGESSVHWDDWMDLLGRPIPALANDDSHALESENRDTYGGWNMVKVRERSAKAIIDALERGCAYVSSGPEIRDIQLRRVDDRGDGNRVVEANIRCSEAQSILAVFDSHGTEYRPGNGETFDKATFTLRPNVRWVRFEIIAPDGTKAWSNPTDLATVGR
- a CDS encoding DUF3830 family protein; amino-acid sequence: MPRGIRLTFVEEGVSVDAELLEDEAPETCQTVWDALPLEEEGIHAVYSGSEIAYFLSEDIVIPPENLTSRTLPGDICYYRLEPGLMHGWLDGITELCWFYGRDGRPNMPDGPVAVNLFARMVGDASDFFAVCYRIRREGVKRVRIERVV
- a CDS encoding c-type cytochrome, with the protein product MRIHFKCFAAQLCLLCLLLARPAFADQIDGARLYEQACAACHGSDGRGRAVEDRGFELEVPDFTDCEFASREPDPDWHAVIHEGGPVRAFDRMMPAFGDALTDEEIYAILGHIRTFCTNKNWPRGEFNVPKPLFTEKTFPEDETVINLRLDTDDSKAVTIEPLYEKRFGPRGMIEVKVPFGRRESRRDGSTNIGFGDLTLGYRYALYHNLDRGNAFSIGGEIVLPTGDEDDGFGAGSTKLEPHVSFVQLLPGDAFIQSQVQADFAVTGSVEDKGIVRTAIGRTFTEGEFGRAWSPMIELLASRELVSGADITLDLAPQMQVALNTRQHVLINVGVRVPVANSQGRKSQIVMYLLWDWFDGGFLDGW